From the Oleiharenicola lentus genome, one window contains:
- a CDS encoding PVC-type heme-binding CxxCH protein: protein MTFVPRPAAALLLSLLPAALLAQAPAPATPEAPPPPALVPATGFAVPEGFEITVWAQAPMLRNPTNMDVDYKGRIWVAEGVNYRSHDDRDKAGDRIVVLEDTDGDGTADSSHVFIQEPALGAPLGLAVLDNKIIVSNAPDLIVYTDVDRNARWDAAVDKREVLLTGFNGKNHDHSLHSVTVGPDGRWYFSQGNNSAHFTDRAGRTFRVGSSYEPTWGKAAPPIYSWKPTQLAGAKSDDGHVYVGGFTVRMKPDATGTEIIGHNYRNSYEQTVTSFGDVFQNDNDDPPASRTSHVLEYGNAGFFSRDGKRIWWADRRPGQDIPTSEWRQEDPGAMPAGDIYGAGAPTGIAYYEADAFGPEWRGLLLSAEAARNTIFGYRPKADGAGFKLERFNFVTSNPAQVLAGTDALRGRVSQELHTFFRPSDVMVGPDGAVYIADWFDPRVGGHQDFDNLTAGAIYRVAPKGFKSVVPKFDLATTEGQLTALKSPAVNVRSLGFVVLKAQGAAAVAPVAGLLADANPFIRARAVWLLAELGSEGLARVEALLGDADAQIRATAFQALRRQNHRVLVHAAKLAVDPSAAVRRQVAVAMRDVPLAEAKDILLTLARGYDGVDRTYLEAWGIGCAGKEAEIAAALIATHAGADPLKWTPAYAGLLWRLTPHAAAPQFAARAAATTLSEKDRLAAVTALGFMPGKAPALALADLAQKSDGLVQRQALWWLLNYKDTRWAGLGLDAELKARGLYDATTVVVNESVVPVPEPSKLPPAAEIAALKGDAKRGAALVSSCYLCHRIGDQGVEYGPNLTAFAKMQTTEVVVGAIVNPSADIAHGYEGTTVELKDGRLVQGMQVSESDPLVVMSMGGVTQLIPADRVAKKTRMNRSLMLSAEQLGLDAQAVADLVAYLKGL from the coding sequence ATGACGTTTGTTCCACGCCCCGCCGCCGCCCTGTTGCTGTCCCTGTTGCCCGCTGCGCTGCTTGCGCAGGCCCCGGCCCCCGCCACTCCGGAAGCTCCGCCCCCGCCGGCGCTCGTGCCGGCGACCGGCTTCGCCGTGCCGGAGGGATTCGAGATCACCGTGTGGGCGCAGGCCCCGATGCTGCGCAACCCGACTAACATGGATGTGGACTACAAGGGCCGCATCTGGGTGGCCGAGGGGGTCAACTACCGCAGTCACGACGACCGCGACAAGGCCGGCGACCGCATCGTCGTGCTGGAGGACACCGACGGCGACGGCACGGCCGACTCGAGCCACGTGTTCATTCAGGAGCCCGCCCTCGGCGCCCCGCTCGGCCTCGCGGTGCTGGACAACAAGATCATCGTTTCCAACGCGCCCGACCTGATCGTCTATACCGACGTGGACCGCAACGCCCGCTGGGACGCCGCCGTGGACAAACGCGAGGTGCTGCTCACCGGTTTCAACGGCAAGAACCACGACCATTCGCTGCACTCCGTGACGGTCGGGCCCGACGGCCGCTGGTATTTCAGCCAGGGCAACAACAGCGCGCACTTCACCGACCGCGCCGGCCGGACCTTCCGCGTCGGCAGCTCCTACGAGCCGACCTGGGGCAAGGCCGCGCCGCCCATCTACAGCTGGAAACCCACCCAGCTCGCCGGCGCCAAGAGCGACGACGGCCACGTCTATGTCGGCGGCTTCACCGTGCGCATGAAGCCCGACGCCACCGGCACGGAGATCATCGGCCACAACTACCGCAACAGCTACGAGCAGACGGTCACGTCGTTCGGCGACGTTTTCCAAAACGACAACGACGACCCGCCCGCCAGCCGCACCAGTCACGTGCTTGAATACGGCAACGCCGGCTTTTTCTCCCGCGACGGCAAGCGCATCTGGTGGGCCGACCGGCGGCCGGGCCAGGATATTCCCACGTCCGAGTGGCGGCAGGAAGACCCGGGCGCGATGCCCGCCGGCGACATCTACGGCGCGGGCGCGCCGACCGGCATCGCCTACTACGAGGCCGACGCCTTCGGTCCCGAGTGGCGCGGCTTGCTGCTCAGCGCCGAGGCGGCGCGCAACACGATCTTCGGCTACCGGCCCAAGGCCGACGGGGCGGGTTTCAAGTTGGAGCGCTTCAACTTTGTGACGAGCAATCCGGCGCAGGTGCTCGCCGGCACCGATGCGCTGCGCGGGCGCGTCAGCCAGGAGCTGCACACGTTCTTCCGTCCCTCCGACGTCATGGTCGGGCCCGACGGCGCCGTCTATATCGCCGACTGGTTCGACCCGCGCGTGGGCGGACACCAGGACTTCGACAACCTGACCGCCGGCGCCATCTACCGCGTCGCGCCGAAGGGTTTCAAATCGGTCGTGCCCAAGTTCGACCTCGCCACGACCGAGGGCCAGCTCACCGCGCTGAAGAGCCCGGCGGTGAACGTGCGTTCACTTGGTTTCGTTGTGCTCAAGGCGCAGGGCGCCGCCGCGGTCGCGCCGGTCGCCGGCCTGCTGGCCGACGCCAATCCCTTCATCCGGGCCCGCGCCGTGTGGCTGCTTGCCGAACTCGGCTCCGAGGGACTCGCGCGCGTCGAAGCCCTGTTGGGCGACGCCGACGCGCAGATTCGGGCGACGGCCTTCCAGGCCCTGCGCCGGCAGAATCACCGCGTGCTCGTCCACGCTGCCAAACTCGCCGTCGATCCTTCGGCGGCCGTGCGCCGGCAAGTCGCCGTCGCGATGCGCGACGTGCCCCTCGCTGAGGCGAAGGACATTCTGCTCACGCTCGCGCGCGGTTATGACGGCGTCGACCGCACCTACCTCGAGGCCTGGGGCATCGGCTGCGCGGGCAAGGAAGCGGAAATTGCCGCCGCGCTGATCGCGACGCACGCCGGGGCCGATCCGCTCAAGTGGACCCCAGCCTATGCGGGCCTGCTCTGGCGGCTGACACCCCATGCCGCTGCGCCGCAGTTCGCCGCGCGCGCGGCCGCGACCACGTTGTCGGAGAAAGACCGGCTCGCCGCCGTCACCGCGCTCGGCTTCATGCCCGGCAAGGCACCGGCGCTGGCCTTGGCCGACTTGGCGCAAAAGTCCGACGGCCTCGTGCAGCGGCAGGCGCTCTGGTGGCTGCTGAATTACAAGGACACGCGCTGGGCCGGTCTCGGTCTCGATGCCGAATTGAAGGCGCGGGGCCTTTACGATGCGACGACGGTGGTCGTGAACGAGAGCGTCGTGCCGGTGCCGGAACCGAGCAAGCTGCCTCCGGCCGCGGAGATCGCGGCGCTCAAGGGCGATGCGAAGCGTGGCGCCGCGCTCGTGAGTTCCTGCTACCTCTGTCACCGCATCGGCGACCAGGGTGTGGAATACGGCCCGAATCTCACCGCCTTCGCGAAGATGCAGACCACCGAGGTGGTCGTTGGGGCCATTGTGAATCCGTCGGCCGATATCGCCCACGGTTACGAAGGCACCACGGTCGAACTCAAGGACGGCCGGCTCGTGCAGGGCATGCAGGTGTCGGAGAGCGACCCGCTGGTCGTGATGAGCATGGGCGGTGTCACGCAGCTGATCCCCGCCGACCGTGTCGCCAAGAAGACCCGCATGAACCGCTCCCTGATGCTCAGCGCCGAGCAGCTCGGCCTGGACGCGCAGGCCGTCGCGGACCTGGTGGCGTATTTGAAGGGGCTCTGA
- a CDS encoding hydroxypyruvate isomerase family protein yields the protein MNRRTFVSSALAATGVALLSNPVRLFAQTGAPRFKLGYGPHPGMFKAHAPGGILDEIKFAADQGFTGWEDNGIAGRPAAEQEAIGQTLKDRGMQMGVFVAHASFDEPTFAVAKPEYREKVLASIRNAVDVAKRCGAKWFTVVPGSVDQQSDKTEKWNRYGGPRLAEGYQTANVIALLRECSAILEPHGLVMVLEPLNWYRDHGGVFLQRSDQAYALCKAVNSPSCKILFDIYHQQITEGNLIPNIDRCWDEIAYFQAGDNPGRKEPGTGEINYRNVFRHIHRKGFTGVVGMEHGNAKPGKKGEEAVIRAYREADGF from the coding sequence ATGAACCGCCGCACCTTCGTCTCCTCTGCGCTCGCCGCCACCGGCGTTGCGCTGCTCAGCAACCCCGTCAGGCTTTTCGCGCAGACCGGCGCGCCCCGCTTCAAGCTCGGTTACGGCCCGCACCCGGGCATGTTCAAGGCTCACGCCCCCGGCGGCATTCTCGATGAGATCAAGTTCGCCGCCGACCAGGGTTTCACCGGCTGGGAGGACAACGGCATCGCGGGCCGTCCCGCGGCCGAGCAGGAAGCCATCGGCCAGACACTGAAGGACCGGGGGATGCAGATGGGCGTCTTCGTTGCCCACGCCAGTTTTGACGAGCCGACCTTCGCCGTGGCCAAGCCGGAATATCGCGAAAAGGTCCTCGCCAGCATCCGCAACGCCGTGGATGTGGCCAAGCGTTGCGGCGCGAAGTGGTTCACCGTCGTGCCCGGCTCCGTGGACCAGCAGTCCGACAAGACCGAGAAGTGGAACCGCTACGGCGGCCCACGCCTCGCCGAAGGTTACCAGACCGCCAACGTCATCGCGTTGCTCCGCGAGTGCTCGGCGATCCTCGAGCCGCACGGCCTCGTGATGGTGCTCGAACCACTCAACTGGTATCGCGACCACGGCGGCGTCTTCCTGCAGCGGTCAGACCAGGCCTACGCGCTCTGCAAGGCCGTCAACAGCCCATCGTGCAAAATCCTTTTCGACATCTACCACCAGCAGATCACCGAGGGTAACCTCATCCCCAACATCGACCGCTGCTGGGACGAGATCGCCTACTTCCAGGCCGGCGACAACCCCGGCCGCAAGGAACCCGGCACGGGCGAGATCAATTACCGCAACGTCTTCCGGCACATCCACCGCAAGGGCTTCACCGGGGTCGTCGGCATGGAGCACGGCAACGCCAAGCCGGGCAAGAAAGGCGAGGAAGCGGTCATCCGCGCGTATCGCGAGGCGGACGGATTCTAG
- a CDS encoding CobW family GTP-binding protein encodes MSSSPIPVTVLTGFLGAGKTTLLNRILTEQHGKKIAVIENEFGEVGVDNQLVIQSDEEIFEMNNGCICCTVRGDLLRILGRLMKRKDRLDAILIETTGLANPAPVAQTFFTDPEMKEQFRLDAIVTLVDAKHILLHLDNSPEAKKQVGFADVIILNKTDLVSPAELDALEKRLRSINAVAKIHRTANAALPIEKVLNVGGFNLDRAVEVDPQFLEMEYPFEWAGAYDLQPGLHEIEIGHDPADADHAHDHAHDHECGEACGHNHNELDLVVMPVKSLDEKDLAASINAAVLTYSDWEKITLPGETVTTGGQLHRLKLKDEYGKFKVSIPAAGKYLIFTAHDVPTHYYLPDGTFTKYVWDKTFRHEHSHDEEVTSVGISVPGDLDGKKLNEWISELLKTKGGDIFRMKGVLCVKGTNKRLVFQGVHMLFDAKFDRPWNADENRTNTLVFIGKNLDRPALTEGFKACLVN; translated from the coding sequence ATGTCCTCCTCTCCCATTCCTGTCACCGTCCTCACCGGCTTCCTCGGCGCCGGCAAAACCACCCTGCTCAACCGCATCCTCACCGAGCAGCACGGCAAGAAGATCGCCGTGATCGAGAACGAGTTCGGCGAGGTCGGCGTGGACAACCAGCTGGTCATCCAGAGCGATGAGGAAATCTTTGAGATGAACAACGGCTGCATCTGCTGCACCGTGCGCGGCGACCTCCTCCGCATCCTCGGCCGGCTGATGAAGCGCAAGGACCGGCTCGACGCCATCCTCATCGAGACCACCGGTCTGGCCAACCCGGCGCCCGTCGCCCAGACCTTCTTCACCGATCCCGAGATGAAGGAGCAGTTCCGCCTCGATGCCATCGTCACGCTCGTGGATGCGAAGCACATCCTCCTCCACCTCGACAACTCGCCCGAAGCGAAGAAGCAGGTGGGCTTCGCCGACGTCATCATCCTCAACAAGACCGACCTCGTTTCCCCCGCCGAGCTGGACGCGCTGGAGAAACGCCTGCGTTCGATCAACGCCGTCGCGAAGATCCACCGCACCGCCAACGCCGCCCTGCCGATCGAGAAGGTCCTCAACGTCGGCGGCTTCAACCTCGACCGCGCCGTGGAGGTGGACCCGCAGTTCCTCGAGATGGAGTACCCCTTCGAGTGGGCCGGCGCCTACGACCTCCAGCCCGGCCTCCACGAGATCGAGATCGGCCACGACCCGGCCGACGCCGACCATGCCCACGACCATGCGCACGATCACGAATGCGGCGAGGCCTGCGGCCACAACCACAACGAACTCGATCTCGTCGTCATGCCGGTGAAGAGCCTCGACGAGAAGGACCTCGCCGCCTCGATCAACGCCGCCGTGCTCACCTATTCCGACTGGGAGAAGATCACGCTGCCCGGCGAGACCGTCACGACCGGCGGCCAGCTCCACCGGCTCAAGCTCAAGGACGAATACGGCAAATTCAAGGTGAGCATCCCGGCCGCGGGGAAATACCTGATCTTCACCGCCCACGACGTGCCCACGCACTACTACCTGCCCGATGGCACGTTCACGAAATACGTTTGGGACAAAACCTTCCGCCACGAGCACTCGCATGACGAGGAGGTCACGTCCGTCGGCATCAGCGTGCCCGGCGACCTCGACGGAAAAAAACTCAACGAGTGGATCAGCGAGCTGCTGAAGACCAAGGGCGGGGACATTTTCCGCATGAAGGGCGTGCTCTGCGTGAAGGGCACGAACAAGCGACTCGTCTTCCAGGGCGTGCACATGCTCTTCGACGCCAAATTCGACCGCCCGTGGAACGCCGACGAGAACCGCACCAACACGCTCGTCTTTATCGGCAAGAACCTCGACCGCCCCGCCCTCACCGAGGGGTTCAAGGCGTGCTTGGTGAATTGA
- a CDS encoding hemolysin family protein, whose protein sequence is MNSLLLELLVIFCLLLANGVFSMAEIAIVSARKSRLRQRAEQGDTRARRALALAENPNTFLATVQIGITLVGVLAAAFGGASLADRLTGPLATLPWLAPYAEEVAFGAVVVVITYFTLVIGELVPKRIGLGNPEGMARFVAGPMHALSVLCAPLVSVLGRSTDTLLAVIGIKPATDAAVTEEDVRLLVREGMRAGALHAQEPAMIEGVMSFDRRPVRDLMTPRAKIIWINAHDSHEVIWHRIVVSAHTTFPVYEGRRDNVIGMVTVKAIYANLAAGISVNVRDLATPALFVPDSLPVNLLLEKFKATGKHVALATDEFGTVTGLVSLHDLLEAIVGDIPSPADRLKPKAVRRDDGSWLVDGLLDTASFTEAVADFPLHPPAQRDYETFGGFVVKQLGHVPTEGEIFRHHGYDVEVIDMDGLRVDKVLLLPVKNLPATGGKG, encoded by the coding sequence ATGAACTCCCTGCTGCTCGAACTCCTCGTCATCTTTTGCCTGCTCCTGGCCAACGGCGTGTTCTCCATGGCGGAGATCGCCATCGTGTCGGCGCGCAAGTCGCGCCTCCGCCAACGCGCCGAGCAGGGCGATACCCGCGCCCGCCGCGCCCTCGCCCTCGCGGAGAATCCCAACACCTTCCTGGCAACCGTGCAGATCGGCATCACGCTCGTCGGCGTGCTGGCGGCGGCCTTCGGCGGCGCCTCGCTCGCCGACCGGCTGACCGGTCCGCTCGCCACCCTGCCCTGGCTCGCGCCCTACGCCGAGGAGGTCGCCTTCGGTGCCGTGGTCGTTGTCATCACCTACTTCACCCTCGTCATCGGCGAACTCGTGCCCAAGCGCATCGGCCTCGGCAACCCGGAGGGCATGGCCCGCTTCGTGGCGGGACCGATGCACGCGCTGTCCGTGCTTTGTGCTCCCCTCGTCAGCGTGCTGGGCCGCTCGACCGACACCCTGCTCGCCGTCATCGGCATCAAGCCAGCCACGGACGCCGCGGTCACCGAGGAGGACGTGCGCCTGCTCGTGCGCGAGGGCATGCGTGCAGGCGCGCTCCACGCCCAGGAACCGGCCATGATTGAGGGCGTGATGTCATTCGACCGCCGCCCGGTGCGCGATCTGATGACGCCCCGCGCGAAGATCATCTGGATCAACGCCCACGACTCCCACGAGGTCATCTGGCACCGTATCGTGGTCAGTGCGCACACCACGTTTCCGGTTTACGAAGGCCGGCGGGACAACGTCATCGGCATGGTCACGGTCAAGGCCATCTACGCCAACCTGGCCGCCGGCATTTCCGTCAATGTGCGCGACCTGGCCACGCCCGCGCTCTTCGTGCCGGATTCCCTGCCGGTCAACCTGCTGCTCGAAAAGTTCAAGGCCACGGGCAAACACGTCGCCCTCGCCACGGATGAGTTTGGCACCGTCACCGGGCTCGTCTCCCTCCACGACCTGCTGGAAGCCATCGTGGGCGACATCCCCTCACCCGCCGACCGACTCAAACCCAAGGCCGTGCGCCGCGACGACGGCTCGTGGCTGGTGGACGGCCTGCTCGACACTGCCTCATTCACCGAGGCCGTGGCCGACTTCCCGCTGCATCCGCCGGCGCAGCGCGACTACGAAACCTTCGGCGGGTTCGTCGTCAAGCAACTCGGCCATGTCCCGACCGAGGGCGAAATCTTCCGCCACCACGGCTATGACGTCGAGGTCATCGACATGGACGGCCTGCGGGTGGACAAAGTGCTGCTGCTGCCGGTCAAGAACCTCCCCGCGACCGGCGGCAAGGGCTGA
- a CDS encoding TIGR00645 family protein, whose amino-acid sequence MNPPTSAHSSLRALSRFIFLSRWLQAPLYFGLIVAQGVYVYHFFVELWHLLTSMQGISEQTIMLTVLGLIDVVMIANLLIMVIVGGYETFVSRLNLDGHPDQPEWLSHVNAGVLKVKLATALIGISSIHLLKTFIEVGSKPVADNVVLWQVVVHMTFVISALLLAWTDRISTRTAAETRAAH is encoded by the coding sequence ATGAATCCGCCTACCTCCGCCCACTCCTCCCTCCGCGCGCTCAGTCGCTTCATCTTCCTGAGCCGCTGGCTCCAGGCCCCGCTCTATTTCGGCCTCATCGTCGCGCAGGGCGTGTATGTCTACCATTTCTTCGTCGAGCTCTGGCACCTGCTCACCAGCATGCAGGGCATCAGCGAGCAGACCATCATGCTCACCGTGCTGGGCCTGATCGACGTGGTGATGATCGCCAATCTGCTCATCATGGTCATCGTCGGCGGCTACGAGACCTTCGTCTCCCGGCTTAACCTCGACGGCCATCCCGACCAGCCCGAGTGGCTCTCGCACGTCAACGCCGGCGTCCTCAAGGTGAAGCTGGCCACCGCGCTCATCGGCATCTCGTCGATCCACCTGCTGAAGACCTTCATCGAGGTCGGCTCCAAGCCCGTGGCCGACAACGTCGTCCTCTGGCAGGTCGTCGTCCACATGACCTTCGTCATCTCCGCCCTCCTGCTTGCTTGGACCGACCGCATCTCCACCCGGACAGCCGCCGAGACCCGCGCCGCGCATTGA
- a CDS encoding DUF1653 domain-containing protein, translating into MKPSPPKPAEPRPGLYRHYKDNPYRVHHLALHTETNEWMVVYEALYGAGGMFVRPAAMFVETVEVGGKRIPRFARVGD; encoded by the coding sequence ATGAAGCCCTCGCCGCCCAAGCCCGCCGAACCCCGCCCGGGACTATACCGTCACTACAAGGACAACCCCTACCGCGTTCATCATCTGGCCCTGCACACGGAGACCAACGAATGGATGGTCGTCTACGAGGCGCTCTACGGCGCCGGCGGGATGTTCGTGCGCCCGGCGGCGATGTTCGTCGAGACGGTCGAAGTTGGCGGGAAACGCATTCCGCGTTTCGCGCGGGTGGGGGATTAG
- a CDS encoding methyltransferase domain-containing protein — protein MNPDPSITPGFWDQRYASGKTPWDQHGVPECLRDYLKRTPVSGRALVPGCGSGYEILTLHECGWPVLGLDFSPAAVAQAQRQMGPLAQLVRVGDFFAPADDMSGFSLVYERTFLCALPPELHVSYARRMAEIIRPGGVLCGFFFLGPEEEPPPHPLSQQQINTLLGESFICSEDLPVADSLPLFAGKERWQVWRRR, from the coding sequence ATGAACCCCGATCCAAGCATCACCCCTGGCTTCTGGGACCAACGCTACGCCTCCGGCAAGACCCCGTGGGACCAGCACGGCGTGCCGGAGTGCCTGCGCGACTATTTGAAACGCACCCCGGTCTCAGGCCGCGCCCTGGTGCCGGGCTGCGGCTCCGGCTACGAAATCCTCACGTTGCACGAGTGCGGGTGGCCGGTCCTCGGCCTCGACTTCAGTCCGGCGGCCGTGGCCCAGGCACAGCGCCAAATGGGCCCGCTGGCCCAACTGGTGCGGGTCGGCGACTTCTTTGCCCCGGCCGACGACATGTCCGGTTTCAGCTTGGTCTATGAGCGCACCTTTCTCTGCGCCCTGCCGCCGGAACTCCACGTTTCTTACGCCCGGCGCATGGCGGAGATCATCCGGCCCGGCGGCGTGCTTTGCGGGTTCTTCTTCCTCGGCCCGGAAGAAGAACCTCCGCCGCATCCCCTCTCGCAGCAGCAAATCAATACGTTGCTCGGCGAGTCCTTTATTTGCAGCGAAGACCTGCCCGTGGCTGACTCGCTCCCGCTCTTCGCCGGCAAGGAGCGCTGGCAGGTCTGGCGGCGGCGCTAA
- a CDS encoding class I SAM-dependent methyltransferase yields the protein MKVRDSGMPPQDYWETLFNVPGILDAFGFGPATGDVVELGCGYGTFTLPLARRIRGTVHTVDIESDMVTLTRQRAAQAQLTNLKADQRDVLTNGFGRPPGSCDAALLFNILHAEDPVAFLQAARDVVRPGGLVAVIHWRSDVTTPRGPALEIRPRPNQIVAWAGEAGLVLDSGAFLLPPWHFGLKLLRT from the coding sequence ATGAAAGTGCGCGACAGCGGCATGCCGCCGCAGGACTATTGGGAAACCCTGTTCAACGTGCCGGGCATCCTCGATGCCTTCGGCTTCGGCCCGGCGACGGGCGACGTGGTCGAGTTGGGCTGCGGCTATGGCACCTTCACCCTGCCGCTGGCCCGGCGGATCAGAGGCACCGTCCACACCGTGGACATTGAGTCTGACATGGTCACCCTCACTAGACAACGTGCCGCTCAAGCCCAGCTGACCAACCTCAAGGCTGACCAACGTGACGTGTTGACCAACGGCTTCGGCCGGCCACCCGGATCGTGTGACGCCGCCCTGCTGTTCAACATCCTCCACGCCGAAGACCCCGTGGCCTTTCTCCAGGCCGCCCGCGATGTGGTCCGCCCCGGCGGTCTCGTCGCCGTCATCCATTGGCGCAGCGACGTAACCACGCCGCGCGGTCCCGCTCTGGAGATTCGGCCACGCCCAAACCAGATTGTCGCATGGGCCGGCGAAGCCGGCCTCGTCCTCGACAGCGGCGCTTTTCTGCTTCCGCCCTGGCATTTCGGATTGAAACTGCTGCGCACCTGA